One Methanobrevibacter ruminantium genomic window, CGTTTTCAGCTAAATTTTTATCAATTAATCCTTTTTTAACTAAATAATTTTTTGATAAGAATCTTTTAGCTAATTTTTTTTCAATCAAATCAACATCCATAAAATCATCAATAGTTACACCTTTTGCGATAAGAGAATTATCAATTAATCCAATTTCAACGAAATCATCAATAGAAACTTTTTTCCCAACAGCTTCTTTACTATATGCTCGATATATGCAAATAGCGGGAGATGCAATAGTCATATCACATAAAATATCTATCAAATCATCAGGCTTTCTTCCCAATTCTTTAGGATTTAGAGAATACTCATCAAATTGGTTTTTCAATAACTCAAAATGTTTCAAGAAACCTTTTTGATAAAAAACCCCCTCAGTAATGAAATGATCTATCCCTTCAAACCACATTTTAACGAAATCTTTTGAATAGAGTTTATCCAATAACAAAGGTGCCAAATAGTACCATCTTGCATCTTCACGGGAATTTTCATTTGAAGGAATTTGATTTAATTTATTTTGTATCTTTGATTTAACTTCCTTTTCAATTTCCTTAAGTGATAATGACCTATTCAAACAATCAATCGGATTATAAACATCTATTAAAAATATAGATGGATAGATTAAAGAAAACAAACTCATTTGTGCGGGTTTATCATCATTTAAATTAAAATTCAATCTAGGGGAAGGATATCTGTTTTTGGCAAAATATTTAATATCATGATTTTCATTTTCTAATTTACCTATAGTCTTTCTTTCAACTTCATAAGAAAGTATGCTGGATATCATTCTTGGTACCATTTCCCAAGAAGAGAATATTAAAGTTTTTGAAAAATCTTCAATACCTTCAAAAACCCCTTCAGAAGGATAGTAAGGTTGAGCAGGAGGTATCCAAAGCAATTTTTCAGCATTATCTTTTAATACATGACTCATCAGATCATTTAAACGAGCATTATTAGGTGAAATCTCTTTATAATGATTTATATAATTTTCATTTATCCAAAAAGTAGATTTCTTCATTTTAGGAATATCTTTTTTATTGTTTCTAAAATATCTTTCAATTCTTCTTTTTAATTGATAGTTCTTCATAAAAGACATTAAATAAGGGCTTGATTTAACATAATCTATAGGCACATTATTATTGAGCCCTATCTCATCCAAGAGTTTTTGAGCATCCATAAAAGATTGAATGTCTTCTTTAGAAACTTTTAATGAATGATTTGCATCAAAATCATCTACAATATCTACAACTTCAGTCTCTGTGATTCTTTCAGTTCTGCATATGCTTTTAAACATTGCATTTTCTGCCTTTGTTTTTGCGGAAATAAAAGAGGTTTTATCTTTGCTAAATTCTTTCAGCTCTAGGGAATAATTACTCCAAACTTCCCTGAATTTGATCCTTTCTTTTTTACACACATTTAAAAAGTCAATTACATTAAAGAATTCAGAGTAATGTGCATCAATCTGTTCTTCATCAATTTCATCTAATGTTGAATACATTTTATAAGGAGTTGCGGAAAGCATCAGAATTCTCATATCCTCAGAATTGAAAAATTTATTAACTAATCTATCCATTTCAGAATTCTTATCACTACTTAATAAATATTTAAATCTTTGGAACTCATCCATAATGATTAGATCAGGCTCTAATTTATTTAAAGATATGTCTGCAAACATTATCCTAAGCCTTACAATAAATGGCTTAGCATCCCTCTTAACAAAACCTTCTCTTTTAATTTTTCGGCAAAGATCTTTTAAAGATGACAATAAATCTTTATCTCCGAATTTAATCTCAATTAAGTTTTTATGGACCTCTTCAACCATATATTTGACATATTCCCCATTAGAATTCTCATCACATAATTTAACTTGATCATCATAATAATTTCTAGTGCCTTCCCAATAATGAACTCCAAATCTAAAAATCTCTTCTAATTGTTTTTTCCAATTTCTAAAAGTGGGGAGTCTTCTTAAAATAGCGAACATTAATGCTCTTTCATCTCTTGTCCCTTGAGAATTAGAAACTTTAAAAGAAGTTTCAGGAGTTAAGGGGATAAGCTGAATATATCTATTTAAAACATTCTGATCGTTTTCTTGATTGAAAATATTCAAATGTTGCATTGATAATCTTGAAGTATGAGTGTTTTCAGCTCTTAATTCATTTACAATCCGAAGCTTATCTAAGTTTTGTTCAGCAATTGTTGCATTGGAACAGATATAAACTACCTTTACTAAATTATCCCCTTCATCTCTTCTTAATTTAGCAAATTTAGCAATGGTTCCGCGTGCAACTAATGTTTTGCCCAACCCCACTTCATCAGAAACTAAAATACGATTTTGACCATGCCTGTATAAATAATCTATTCTTTCAACTGTAGCTCTTTGAAAATCCTTTAATTCATCCATTACAGTTTCTTCAATCTCATCTAAGCGGTTAAATATGCTACTCATATTAATCAACCACCTGTTTAAAAGTATTATAAAGTTCTTCAAAGCCTTCTGGAATTACATCATCATCTGAAAGGGTTTTAATTAAAAATTCCAATTCCTCAAATTTTTCAGGAGAATAAACTGAAGCCTTTAACATTTTTTCATATAATTCAGGCAATTGAACCCTAAAAGCAAAGTTAGATGTATTGGAACCAAATCCACTTTCAGCTTCCATAACGCTTAAAATATATTTATCTCCAAGTAAAAAGGCAACATATCTAATAAAAGCCTCTTTATCATTAACAACTGAAGAAATTACCTCTTTTTCCCTATCTTCCGGAAGTCCAGTAGTATGAACTTTAATAACTCTTTCAATAATTTCAGAACCCTCTTCATTCAGATTTTTAACAGACAAGACAAAAAATTCAGATAATCGGATTTTATCTATGTTCTTAAAGCATATTTTTCTTTCAAACATAAATTTTTTATTTGATAATAATGGCCTAATCTCAATTTCAAAATCTTTAAATTTTGAAATATGTTCTTCTTTAAAATCATTAAAGCATAACCAAATATTATATGAATTTTCTTTAAATTTAATGCAAGCTTTAGGATCTAATCTGTTGATAGTTTTTATAATTAAGTTTAAATCATTATTTGCAGCGACTTTTTTCTCATCGGCAAAATTATTTATATCAACTAATTGGAAAGGACTATTTGGACCTCCTTCCTCACCATCAAATAATCCTTCAGACAATAATTTAAGATTTAATTTATTTCTCTTTGCTCTAAGTTTAACCATGAATTCAATATTGCCATACAATGCATTATGAGTTGCATTTAAAGAACCTAAATACAAATCTGTAATATCCTCATGGCTTACCATAAACATTTTAGCATGAATATCCTGCTTAATGATCTCTCCATTTGAACTTTCATCCAACTCCTCAGAAAATGAGGATTCCCCATCAATAATTTGATCTTTTAATGTAAAGATTTCAAAATTACCACAATCTTCATAATTTAATCCATTTAATGAATTTTCTCTTGTAAAAAGGAAAGCTTTTGATTTATTTCTTATATGTTCATTGAACTCTCTAATTAAAGTTTTGCTTAAAAAAGGGGACATAATCAAGAGTTCATCAAAATCTTTAAATAAATTAGAATTTCTAATAGTATAATCAGCAATTCCATTTGGAATAAACTCAAAATCAAAGAAATCTCTTGAATTCAAATCAAAATGAACATATGATAACTCATTAATAATATCCTCTATTTTTGAGCTTTTTTCATCATTTTTAGAGTAATCGTTTAAATATTTCAAGAAATCTGCAATGGGGTTATTTTTATCTGTTCTTTCATCCCTTAGAAAACCATCCATAGCAAAACTAATGTCCCAACTTCTATCAAAAGTTAAATTTCTACTTAAAACAACAACCTTATATAGAACATTATTTTCCTCATTAGTATAACGCAACAACCAGAATTTTGGATGAAAAGAA contains:
- a CDS encoding phospholipase D family protein, which produces MLNPNNNRLDYGEILSPPNNYELDFAIGTTYSLDLDALVGAAISLGLSEETDTNLRNNPIFLLEALRTTGDKIILFCEGGQIHLPNKPNPLYILLEEIVFQVNSSTRFENKRYSSFHPKFWLLRYTNEENNVLYKVVVLSRNLTFDRSWDISFAMDGFLRDERTDKNNPIADFLKYLNDYSKNDEKSSKIEDIINELSYVHFDLNSRDFFDFEFIPNGIADYTIRNSNLFKDFDELLIMSPFLSKTLIREFNEHIRNKSKAFLFTRENSLNGLNYEDCGNFEIFTLKDQIIDGESSFSEELDESSNGEIIKQDIHAKMFMVSHEDITDLYLGSLNATHNALYGNIEFMVKLRAKRNKLNLKLLSEGLFDGEEGGPNSPFQLVDINNFADEKKVAANNDLNLIIKTINRLDPKACIKFKENSYNIWLCFNDFKEEHISKFKDFEIEIRPLLSNKKFMFERKICFKNIDKIRLSEFFVLSVKNLNEEGSEIIERVIKVHTTGLPEDREKEVISSVVNDKEAFIRYVAFLLGDKYILSVMEAESGFGSNTSNFAFRVQLPELYEKMLKASVYSPEKFEELEFLIKTLSDDDVIPEGFEELYNTFKQVVD